In Terriglobia bacterium, the genomic window ACTCTGCTGCCGGGAGCCATGGTGCTTCGATCCCTGTCGACGAGCGCCGGAAACAGCAGAAATGATGCGATCTTCTCGTCCCTGAGGAACCATGGTTTCGCAGTGCTGTCGCTCTTGAGGAAGTCGAGCAGCAACCGTGCGACCTTCTCGCGCGCCCCGGGTGAGGCTGGATGAGTGCCGTCACTGGAAGAGAGGTCCGAGCACTTGTAGATCAGGCCGTCGCGACGGGCATTCAGGCCGTCGGCCCACAAATAGGGTCCCCATGCGAGCCAGGGCGACTTGACGGGGCCGGCCTCCGCATTGAAGTTCAGCGCTGCCGATCCATTGATTTGATCCTCGATCAGCCATTTAACCGCGAACCCGGATTGATAGGCGTAAGGCTCAGGATTGAGCGCGGTCGAGGCATATCCTGCGTAGATGCGGCTGGACCAGTAGGCGAGCCGGATATTGGGGAAATGCGCTGTCAGGATTTGCGAAATAGTGACAAATTCATTTTTCAAAGCGAGCGCATCACCGGGGAAAGATCCTGTCGGCTGTGCATCCGCTTCCTTCACCCAGGCTGCCTGGACCTGAGCTGCAGTCACACCGGCCGCCCCCAGGCGCGCGTCGACGGTAGCCCAGTATTTCTGTCCATTCGGATTTGTGAGATCTGAAATAATGCGCGCGGTCATCCCGCCCTGAGCGCCGTCCACAATCACCAGCTTGGGATTCTTGACTGGATCTGCATCGGCCATGGGTTTAAAAGTGGAAAACTCCATGGTGGTGTTGGACATGCCGACAGAGATCAAAACGATCTTGCCCTGGGTGTCATCGGGCAGTCCACGGGCATCGAGCGGGCGGAGCGCGCGTGCGGCGGCAAGCCCCGCCGCCTCATGGGCGGCCGGACGCATGTTGCTTCCTCCCGGATAGAGTCCGCCCTGTTTTCCCTGATAATAGCCGGCTCCGAGATCGGTGAGCGGGATCAGGCCTACGGATGTCCTGGTGCAGTCCGACGGATTCGCTCGAACGGCAAACACGGCCAGGCTCAAACAAAGACCGGCTGAAAGTGCGGATAGGCGCGTCTGTTTCATGGTATTCATCGCCCGCCCCCTAGCCTCAATTGAGTTACATTACCGGCGCACAAAATGAAGGCGGCAGCCAGCCGCGCACTCCACGGCCGGAGCATCCCGCTACCGCGGGGTTGCATCGGGGAGGCCGCCATCGACGGGTATCGTGGCCCCGGTTGAAGGTGTCTGGCGTGTAGCAAAGAACAAAACGGCGTTGGCCACGTGCCGCGCGGTGACGCGCGCCTTGAGAATATTGCGGCTGCGGTAATGCTCCTCGAGTTCTTCGGCTTTGAGGCCCTTGGAGCGCATGCGGTCGGGGCCGACTTCCGCCCACAAGCCGGACTTGCGCGTTCCGCTGGAAAAAACGGCGTCGGGCGCGACCATGTTGACGCGCACATCGATGGCGCCGAACTCAAGGCTGGCGATGCGCGCAAGCTGATGTGCCGCGCATTTGGTGGCGCTGTAAGCGCCGAACTTGGCACCGGGCGCGAAGACATTCTTGGTCGAAATAAGAACGATGTCGCCGCCCGTGCCCTGCGTCCGGAAGTGGCGTCCGGCCGCTCGCAGGACCAGGAGTGTGCCCTCCGTGTTGACCCGCTCCAGCCGGCGAAACGCCTCCAAGTCCATCTCCTCGAGCGAGGAGACCAATGCCACACCTGCACTCACCACCACGAGGTCCACGCCGCCCCAGGTGCTGCTGATGACGTCAAACGCCTGTGCCACAGACTGTGGATCGGTCACGTCGAGCGGCACCCCGATGATGTGGGGGCCGAAGGCGGGGCTCAGCTCGTTGGTGAGGGACGTAAGGTTTTCGACTGCAAGGTCCGTGGCTGCCACATTGCACCCCTGTTCGAGGAGCGCCTGGCAGATGCCGGATCCGATCGCGCCTGCGGCACCCGTGACCAGCGCCACATGACGGCCCAGGGGGAGTTCTGGTTCCGCCGTGAGCTTGGCATGCTGAAGGGGGCGGTACTCCATGTGGAACAGGTCGCTCTCATCACTCCCGAGGTAAGTTCCCATGGCGGCGATCTGCGCTTTGACCGACAGCGTATGCTCGGCGATGTCCCGCACGATGCCGGAGGCGTAAACATTCTTGCCTGAGCAGAACGCTCCGATCCCGGGCATGAGGATCAGGCGGGGGAAGGAATCGAGGCGCGTTACCCCCTTGGGCATTTGACTGCTGTGCCGCTCGATGTAGGCATCGTAGGATGCCGCATAATCACGAATCCCCGTCGCAATCTGCTCCCGCAAGTTCTCGATACGGTCGTAATCAGGATGATCGACCCACAAAGGCAGTGCCTTGGTCCGTATCAGGTGATCGGCAGTAAGCGGAGGTGTGAGCGCGAACTCCCGGCCGTGGTCCGAGTCGACGAAGTCGAGCACCGGGCGTGTGATCAGAGGCTGAAGGATGGTGCGCGCGTAGGGCCGGTCCGGATCGCCGCTCGGCAACGCGAGCAGCCCGCGCACGGACGGCGCGATTTCGACATATCGCTTCCTGGCGACGTCGAGCGGTGTGGATACTTGGACCACCAGCGGATGACGCGCATGCCGGGTGAGGTACTCTTCCGCCTTGGTGATGAGGGAAATGGTCGCTTCATAGGACTCGCGCGCCGTGTCGCCCCAGCTCACCAGCCCGTGACACATCCACACCATGGCGTTGCTCTGCGGCTTCGCAGCGAACGCGTCGGCGGCGGCTCGCGCGAGCTTGAAACCCGGGGTGATGTAGTCCAGGATCAACACCTCCGGACCCAAAGCCTCGCGCACCAGGCTCTCTCCTTCCCGCTGGTTGGTGAGGGCTAGAATCGCGTCGGCATGCGTGTGATCGATGAACTTCTTCGGAATAAATGCATGCGCCAGTGTCTCGATCGACGGGGCGGATGCACGCGAGTTGCAGAGGTGGGTTTGGAACTCGTTGCGCATGTCCTCATCGGTGAGATCCGGCAGCGCGCGCAGTCTCTTCAGATGTTCGAGGTCCAGGGCTGTGTAGCCTTCGGGTTCGATGGCGGCCATGTTGATTCCCGAAGCCTTCACGAAAATGATTGAGCGGTTTTCCCCCAGGATGTTGGTAAGCGAGGTTTTTACCGAGTTGTTGCCGCCGCCATGAAGGACTAAACGATCGTCGGCCCCGATCAACGCTCCCAGATAGGTGCGCAGGGCCAGATCCTCGCCCCACCTGGGCCCATAGCGTTCAATATATTCCGCGGCTTTTGTGTCCGACCATCTGCTTTCCATCGAGGCTCTCGATCTTAGCGCTTTTGTTTCTTCAGCGTCTGATAGAGGTCATATGCCTGCTCGGGCTTCATGAGCTCATGGACCACTTTCCGTACCGCCTGAATCATGGCGGCCGGCGCATCCGACTGGAAGATGTTGCGCCCCATATCGACACCCGCCGCTCCCGCGTTGATCGCGTTGCAGGCCATTTTCAGCGCCTCCAATTCGGGCAGCTTCTTGCCGCCCGCCATGACCAGCGGAACCGGGCAGGAGGCGGCGACGGTCTCAAATCCCTCGGCGCAATAGTAAGTCTTTACGAAGTGAGCTCCAAGCTCGGCGCAGATCCGACAGGCAAGGCGCAGATACTTGGCATCACGCGTCAGTTCCTTGCCTATCGCGGTGACGCCCAGGACCGCAACCCCATGGCGATTTCCAAGATCCACCATGCGTGTCAGGTTGTGCACGGTCTGGGTCTCGTATTCCCCGCCTATGTACACCTGCACGGCCACCGCCGAAACATTGAGCCTGACGGCGTCCTCGATGTCGACCGCGAGCTGTTCGTTCGACAGCTCCTTCAGGATGCTGGCTCCGCCCGTCGCCCTTAAGACGATGCCATTCGTATAGGAGGGAGGGATGGTGGAGCGCAGCATGCCGCGCGTAAGCATGAGTGCGTCGGTGTAAGGCAGCAGCGGCACGATGCTGACGTCCACCCGTTCCAAGCCGGTCGTGGGTCCCTGGAAGTAACCATGATCAATGGCCAGCATGACGGTACGAGCCGAGGCAGGGCTGAAAATGCGCGCGAGGCGGTTTTGCATTCCCCAATCGAGTGAGTTTGAGCCCTTGAGAAAAAATGCCTCGCTACGGGCCGGGATGTCGGTGTAAAAGTCTTTCGTGGCGGCAGAGCCGTCCATGTCAGCCATCTTCTCTTTCCTTTCACATACTGCTGCGTGTTAAATGTGCAGGCCGTCGTTCGCGGAGGGCCTTGTCAAAGATAGATTCTTCCGGGCTTGGTTTCAATGGTTTTTGCCTGTCTCCGACCCCAACGGCTCAACGCAGAGGAGGCGGGAGCTGTCAGCCTCGAACGCGAACTCTCCCCGCTCTCTGCTCAACTCCCCATCCTCTGCGTTGAGCTGGTGCATTTCACCATTATTTTCGAAGGAGTCTCGCATACACCGAGGCGCACCCAACGACGCATGAACATGACCAAGTGGGCCAATTTCACCGAACTGTTTTCAGGTTGGAGGTCGGATGTGGGAATTTTCGGGTTGGCTCTTGATTCAGGGCCGCAGGAACTGTTCGCGCTCGGTCTCCAGGATGCTGACGTGCTCTTCTTCCTCGGCTGCGAGTTCCCGGTAGATCTCCTTTTGCGGCCCGGGTTCAAAGGCATCGGCGCGCGCCTGGAAATGGTCACGCGTACGCCGTTCCATGGCGATTGCCTTGTCATAAACCGCGAGAACATGACGTTCGGCGTCGGCAAAATCGATGCCTCTGAAGATCCATTGGGACAGCAGGGCTTCCGCACGGTCGGGCAGCTCCCGCAGCTGCGGATCGAGGTGGATGTGGTACTTGTCCTCGAGTTCATCCAGGTGGTCTTGTTCCTTGTGGTAGAGCTCGTCCAGGATAGCATGCAGTTCCTGGTTGGCTGTCCGCTGCATGGCGAGCCGGTAGAACTGGTACATGTCGATCTCGTACTGCACGGCTTCACGCACAATGGCGACCTGATCCGGATGCGCGCCCTTATATCCTTCGACCACTTCGTTTTCGCCGCCGCACAGGAAACACCTGCCGTAGGGTACGACGAAACCGGTCGAGAGCTTGCCGCAGGCCTTGCACTTCCACGTGTACCTCACCTCGGCGCAGCAGACACTGTCGTCCTCGATGACCTGATGACATTTGGGGCAGGTTGAAGCCATCACAATTCCTCCATGAATGGTCGCTATTCGGATTCCACCTGCACATTCAGTGCTGCAGGTTGCTGCAACCCGAGGTACTGAAGCATGCCGCGGGCGGCACGCCGGCCGGCTCCCATGGCCAGAATCACGGTAGCTGCGCCGGTGACGATGTCGCCGCCGGCGAAGAGTCCCGGCACGGAAGTCATGCCTGTAGCTTCGTCGACTTCAATGTAGCCCCAGCGGTTCACCTTGAGGCCGGGTGTGCTTTGCGCAATGATGGGGTTTGCGGTGGTGCCGAGAGCGCAGACCACCATGTCGACGTCAAGGATGTACTCACTGCCGGGCTTCGGGACCGGGCGCCGGCGGCCTGAATCGTCCGGTTCACCCAACTCCATCTCAACGACCTCCATTCCGGTCACCCAGCCGGCATCGTTGCCGAGGATGCGCACGGGGTTGGTGAGCCACCTGCAGATCACCCCTTCTTCGATGGCGTGGTGGAGTTCCTCAGCCCGCGCCGGGGATTCCTTGATGCTGCGCCGGTAGACCAGGTAGACCTGCTCGGCGCCCATGCGCAGCGACACGCGCAGCGCGTCCATGGCGGTGTTGCCGGCGCCGATGACCGCCACACGCTTGCCCATGCCCACCGGCGTGTCGTAAAGCGGCTGCCGGAATCCTTGCATGAGGTTGATGCGTGTCAGGAGTTCGTTGGCTGATACAACGCCGTTGTATGATTCGCCGGGTATGCCCATGAATTTAGGGCTGCCTGCCCCGGTGCCGACGAAGACGGCGTCAAATCCCATCTCGCCCATGAGTTGAGGTATGGTGAAAACCTTGCCGATGATACGATCGAGCTCAAACTTCACCCCTCTCCTGGCAAGGGCATCGATTTCAATATCGATCGTGTCATTGGGGAGACGAAACTCCGGAATGCCGTATTTGAGGACGCCGCCGGCGACGTGCAGGGCCTCAAAAACCGTCACATCGACTCCTGCCTTGATCAGGTCTCCTGCACAAGCGAGGCCGGCGGGCCCGGAGCCGACGATGGCGGCCCTCAGGCCAGTGGGTTTCACTTCAGGAGCCTTGTCCCATCCGCGGCCGGCGGCAAAATCAGCAACGAAACGCTCCAGCCGGCCGATAGCCACCGGCTCCAGCTTGTTGCCGACCACGCAGGTTGCCTCGCACTGGACTTCCTGGGGGCAGACCCGCCCGCACACGGCCGGGAGGGCGTTGGCATCTTTGAGAATGCGATAGGATTCCTGCAGATCCTTGCGGGCAAGTGCTGCGATGAAACCCGGGATGTCAATCGTGACCGGGCAACCGGGAACGCATTTGGGTTTCTTGCACTGGAGACAACGATCGGCCTCGACAAGAGCCATGTCCAGATTGTATCCGAGTGCGACTTCATCAAAGTTGGTCACGCGCCTCCCAGCGGGCTGCTCGGGCATCGGCGTGCGCTTGGGCGCGATGGTGCGGATGCTCTTGACCACGCGCGGCGCGTCCGGTTCCGGAGGAGGAACCGGGGTCGGAACGGCAGGGATTTCTGCGGAGAAAGCGCGCTGGCGTGCCTGCACAATGGCGGGATTCGTGCCGCCCTGTCCGAAACTGGCCAGTTTCTCCGCTTCGGCGCGGTAGCGTTTCAGGCACTCCTGCTCCTCGCATTCAAAACGCTTCTGGCGCAGCATCAGCTCGTCGAAGGCTACGGCGTGCCCGTCAAAGTCGGGCCCGTCGACGCATGCGAATCGCACCTTGCCGCCTACCGTGACGCGGCACGATCCGCACATGCCCGTGCCGTCGACCATGATCGAGTTCAGGCTGACCATGGTGCGGATGCCGCGCGCACGTGTGAGCTCGGAGCAAGCCTTCATCATCGGCAGAGGGCCGATGGCAATAACTTCTTCGATGTCACTATGATCCTTGAGGACCTGCTCGAGTACGACGGTGACAAAGCCCTTGGTGCCGAATGTGCCGTCGTCGGTTGCTACCCGGAATTCGTCCGAAAACCGCGAGAAGCGGTCGTCCCAGAACATGAGGTTCTTGCTGCGAAAGCCGATCACGGAAATTGTGTAGGAGCCAAGTTCCTTATGTCGCCGCAATTGCGGGAATACGGGAGCAACCCCGAGGCCGCCTCCCACGAGCACGGCTTTCCTCACCTTCTCGAGATGAGATGCCACACCCAGCGGGCCAATGAAATCAAGAATCGACGCGCCCTCCGGCATAGCCATCATCTGGAAGGTGGTCTTGCCGACCGCCTGGACGACAATCGTAACTGTGCCGCGTCCGCGGTCGAAGTCTGCGACCGTAAGCGGGATGCGCTCCCCGGTTTCGTCGATCCGAAGCATGACAAAATGCCCCGGCTGGCAGGCCTGTGCCACGTCGGGTGCCAGGACCTCCCATAAGAACGTTACCGGGCCGAACTGCTCTCGCTTGATGATCTGATACATGTTGCCGTTCCCCTTGGTCCCCTGCATGAATCCAAAACCGGTAAGTATAGCAAACCTCTGGCCCAAAGAGGTACAACTGACGCGGATTTTTTACCGTTCAGACAGTAATGAGGTTGGCGTTGCCACGGGGAACACACGGACTGGGATCTGGACCTCGACGTTGACGTGGACTCAGGGAATCCAACCCAGCCGCGGAGAATAAACCTGAGACAACGGGAATGCAGGATCCTCCAGTTCCACGTCAAAGTCCGGGTCCAAGTCCAAGTCTACGTTTCGCGGCAGGTTTCCGCTCTCGGTGTCT contains:
- a CDS encoding bifunctional aldolase/short-chain dehydrogenase; protein product: MESRWSDTKAAEYIERYGPRWGEDLALRTYLGALIGADDRLVLHGGGNNSVKTSLTNILGENRSIIFVKASGINMAAIEPEGYTALDLEHLKRLRALPDLTDEDMRNEFQTHLCNSRASAPSIETLAHAFIPKKFIDHTHADAILALTNQREGESLVREALGPEVLILDYITPGFKLARAAADAFAAKPQSNAMVWMCHGLVSWGDTARESYEATISLITKAEEYLTRHARHPLVVQVSTPLDVARKRYVEIAPSVRGLLALPSGDPDRPYARTILQPLITRPVLDFVDSDHGREFALTPPLTADHLIRTKALPLWVDHPDYDRIENLREQIATGIRDYAASYDAYIERHSSQMPKGVTRLDSFPRLILMPGIGAFCSGKNVYASGIVRDIAEHTLSVKAQIAAMGTYLGSDESDLFHMEYRPLQHAKLTAEPELPLGRHVALVTGAAGAIGSGICQALLEQGCNVAATDLAVENLTSLTNELSPAFGPHIIGVPLDVTDPQSVAQAFDVISSTWGGVDLVVVSAGVALVSSLEEMDLEAFRRLERVNTEGTLLVLRAAGRHFRTQGTGGDIVLISTKNVFAPGAKFGAYSATKCAAHQLARIASLEFGAIDVRVNMVAPDAVFSSGTRKSGLWAEVGPDRMRSKGLKAEELEEHYRSRNILKARVTARHVANAVLFFATRQTPSTGATIPVDGGLPDATPR
- the lsrF gene encoding 3-hydroxy-5-phosphonooxypentane-2,4-dione thiolase; this translates as MADMDGSAATKDFYTDIPARSEAFFLKGSNSLDWGMQNRLARIFSPASARTVMLAIDHGYFQGPTTGLERVDVSIVPLLPYTDALMLTRGMLRSTIPPSYTNGIVLRATGGASILKELSNEQLAVDIEDAVRLNVSAVAVQVYIGGEYETQTVHNLTRMVDLGNRHGVAVLGVTAIGKELTRDAKYLRLACRICAELGAHFVKTYYCAEGFETVAASCPVPLVMAGGKKLPELEALKMACNAINAGAAGVDMGRNIFQSDAPAAMIQAVRKVVHELMKPEQAYDLYQTLKKQKR
- the gltA gene encoding NADPH-dependent glutamate synthase translates to MYQIIKREQFGPVTFLWEVLAPDVAQACQPGHFVMLRIDETGERIPLTVADFDRGRGTVTIVVQAVGKTTFQMMAMPEGASILDFIGPLGVASHLEKVRKAVLVGGGLGVAPVFPQLRRHKELGSYTISVIGFRSKNLMFWDDRFSRFSDEFRVATDDGTFGTKGFVTVVLEQVLKDHSDIEEVIAIGPLPMMKACSELTRARGIRTMVSLNSIMVDGTGMCGSCRVTVGGKVRFACVDGPDFDGHAVAFDELMLRQKRFECEEQECLKRYRAEAEKLASFGQGGTNPAIVQARQRAFSAEIPAVPTPVPPPEPDAPRVVKSIRTIAPKRTPMPEQPAGRRVTNFDEVALGYNLDMALVEADRCLQCKKPKCVPGCPVTIDIPGFIAALARKDLQESYRILKDANALPAVCGRVCPQEVQCEATCVVGNKLEPVAIGRLERFVADFAAGRGWDKAPEVKPTGLRAAIVGSGPAGLACAGDLIKAGVDVTVFEALHVAGGVLKYGIPEFRLPNDTIDIEIDALARRGVKFELDRIIGKVFTIPQLMGEMGFDAVFVGTGAGSPKFMGIPGESYNGVVSANELLTRINLMQGFRQPLYDTPVGMGKRVAVIGAGNTAMDALRVSLRMGAEQVYLVYRRSIKESPARAEELHHAIEEGVICRWLTNPVRILGNDAGWVTGMEVVEMELGEPDDSGRRRPVPKPGSEYILDVDMVVCALGTTANPIIAQSTPGLKVNRWGYIEVDEATGMTSVPGLFAGGDIVTGAATVILAMGAGRRAARGMLQYLGLQQPAALNVQVESE